The DNA region ACGATAATTGAATGCATATTTGAATACAATTGCTGTCGTCAACATATAACCACCAACGGTATGTAATACACCTTTTGGTTTGCCAGTCGATCCACTTGTATACAATATAAATAATGGATGTTCAGCTGATAACCATTCTGGTTCACAATAATCCGATTCTATGGAATTAATCTGTTTCCATGATTGCATCAAATATTCATATCGAGATTGATATTGTTCAACTATTGtttcatattgatttttgttacgatttattgattgactGAAACgattaacaataataactGATCGTAATTGTAGTTTACGTTCTAAACAATATTCAAttgcatcatcaataattggttgataatgaagaaatttttcgcCACGAAATGATCCATCAGCTGTTATTAATATTTTAACCCTTGCACTACACATACGTTCAGCAAGTGAATGTGCACTAAAACCtgcaaacttttttttccagaaaaaaaatgtaatgagatgtaaaataaaaaaatgagtgaaacaaaaacaacacactTACCACAATCGTATGAATGGCACCGATACGTGCACATGCCAACATTGCTGTTACTAATTCAATTGTAACTGGAAGATAAATGGCCACACGATCACCAACACCGATGCCCATACGTTTCAATGCATTTGCCATACGGCAAACTTTTGAACGTAATTCTGAATATGTAAACTGACAacgttcattcaattcattgccTTCCCAATAATAGGCTATACGATCGCCAAAACCACGATTAATAATTCGATCCAATAGATTATAGGTGATATTTGTTCGTACATCTTTCAGGAATTCTACCCGAATGGTACCGGCATTTATATCGAAATTATagtttaaaatttttgattcattcactgGCAATGGTGTTGTCCAATAAAAATCACGTGCAACATTTGTCCAGAATTCACCGGGTGATTTAATCGATTGTTCATAAAGATCGTAATATTCAtccattgattttaaatgtGCTTGTCGACGAATAGTCATATCGAATTGTGGTTCATCACAACGAATACGATCAatggttttcattttaatcattgCTATATCGCCACCATTCGTGTTGGCCATTCTTTTTGCCGGACTTGTATGAATActgttgtccattttttttttaaattttcaaaatcgaTATGTGATGTATATGAGAtatatctgtgtgtgtgtgtgtgtgtatgaatatTTAtggtctattttttttgatgcaccgatttaatttgaaattctgtttgattgaaaaaaaaggattagaaaacaaaaaaaaaattaattaattcaaaaaaaaatcaataaataaaacaattgatcactgttggctgttgttgtcgtttttgttgttgttgttgttgaatgaatatgcacttgatcaattcaaaaatcaatcaaccaaatttaccaaaaaaaaacgaaaaatttttttgttgttgattttatctCTATTACAAATCTGTacgagtgtgtgtgtttttctatgtggttaaaattttttatttccagagtaatatttcaaatttgaaattcaaaaaaaaaaaattttttggggggtgtggaaaaaagaattagagagagagaaaaaaaaatgtaaaatttaaCCAAATTTAGCCATATggcacacgcacacacacacacatagagagagagacaccTAAATTATCACCtgtatgattattttcaaaccaCACACGTTTATTTAATTTGTCGATACATTGTTAAGGAtagaattcaaatgaaaaaaagagagagagagaaaataatggtaaaatcgatcaagaaaagaaattttagacgtacattatttttttttgtaggtGTACAAAgtgttgatgaaattgataattcaacaaaaagaaaaaaaaaatatttatttaaaatttaaataaaacaaaaatcaaacgattgattgattgattgttcgATGCAattaccaatcaatcaacaaattgattatattttattttatttatatttttttttatttgttcttttctttctctctctctctctctcagtCTCCCACCCTCTCACTCATTATTCACGTCATTaacaaacgacaaaaaaatacgttgatgatttatcttcctttgttttttttttgttctatctatctattgaCTGTATATGTTCAATATCCATGTGTTTGAACATTAAATcgtcatcaattgattccGCTAATCAACCATCTCTTCGTTGATTTGagtgaaatttaaaatttttccatttttcaattgtacatttgttcatctttgagaatttttcttttcctcttttccttttttttttttttttttttttgattaataaaagtatggttttttttctatggtGATTTAGTGGACAAATCATCAggtataaatatataaatagagagagagagagagagagagagagagatagtgGTTAaatttttcctatttttttctcacattttttttttgttttgtttacggTTAAActataaatttgaaaaaatagaaaaaaaaattggctatttttcttttccccATTTTTatacacatacaaaaaaaaaccccgTGTACGTCATTTGTCAACTACGTCAACTAAATAGTTAGATAGAtttgtttagatttttttcttgttcattcaaaaatgatgatgatttcgaatATATATACGTAATGGATATACGATACGTCTATTTTcctctacacacacacacacacgttgaATTTGACGTgtaaaacaatgaaaaataattttacattgaaaaaaaaataggattgacctttgtttttttttactttttaaACTTACCTCACAGccacaataaaaaaaacgcagaaattttcaaattttttccacctTGATCTATGAAGGTTAATGTGAAATGTGAAACCAAtgaggggaaaaaaattgaagaagaaaaaaaaattctaattgtAGCAAAAGCGTTAATGATCTCAATAAGTGGTAATAAAtatatgttgaaaaaaaaactaaaacgtTTTGTCAACTTCCTCgtgtagagaaaaaaaaatattcacaatTATACACACAGAACAGGAAGCGTGTTAAAAagtcattgattttttttcttatcgtTTACTTATCGTTTATCGAACAAAATTATGtttcgccatcatcatcaacatcatcgttgaTAACGTCAGCGCAAAGttcatgttgatgaaatgaaaacactgaattgttttttttggtctacATGATGTCTATCGATTGGATTCTAgggaattttttgtttggaatttctacatattaataataatttgaacaaaaaaaaatattattgtcattgatgatggatcgGAAAGAATTTCgcttttttcaaattgatccagcaacaacaacaaaaggaaaaaatttcattccatgaaaattaataataataataaaaaaaaataaaatttctttttgacGCGCATGCTCtcattaattataattttattatcattgaaattttcacatcaacaacaacaaatttttctctctctctctcactcagtgttaataaaatttaaattttatcagtgaaaaaaaaataacctgAAGGTGTAATATGATCAACACTCACCtggattgtttgtttttttttgttgttctggctgatgatgatccggCTACGAATGATctcaaatgattttgaatgttggaaaacaaaacaaaacaaaaaattctggtgTAGAATTGTtattacaataaaaaaaaaattcacaaccATAAAAGAATCAATTGGCAATTGGAGCAAATGAGAGAATTTGGGATGTAATTTCGGAATTtttcggaatttttttttgttcacagttttcaattttgttgaaattttcctttattattttcaatcattaataataataataattagcGATAATTCACAaccaagaagaaaaaaaattcaaatgaagaatgaaaaaaaaagatgagaatgagaattttttttttttgttcgtacagaaaaaaaggccaaccatttgaagaaaaaaaaattcacaaccAAAAGttgaaatggaaagaaaTACGAAACGAAAGATAATCTGGACAGCACAACAGATGATTTGATCacatctaaaaaaaaacaagtaaaGAAAaggtaaagaaaaaaattaccaaatAGGCGTGTGTGTAAATGTAGGTAGGTGGGCAAAGGAAAaggggattttttttttgacaaaaaacaGGTGTATTAcgtgtttttcattcaataaccATAACTCACACTGGCTAACAgttattttttgatcaattggttagatttgaatgaaaaaaaaaacaaaacaaaacaaaaaaaattccaattgaattaaacaacaaaagccACAGGAAATtgtaataattgatgatgaaaatttgtttctttttatatgaacgaaaaacagaagaaaaaaaactatggtttttttgttttcattatcagtgtgaataaaaaaaaaaaaaaaaaaaaaagatgcatgtaacacacacatacacatcgAATATCTTGTCTTGGTCTTGGGGTATCATGTTACTTATTAGTAGCATAATTCACACGCTGAGAGAGTGGGAGAGACAAAATTGATATCggcgacaattttttttgttgttgttgtcggtaGTATTTTGTTCCTatgtactttttttttcttacatcTTGAtaaaagttttctttttcaggCTAAATACAAAAGTAAATGCAAAAATCCTacctttgttttgttgttttcgtttgtgctaaatataattttttaatcCATTTTTAgagattaattttttttccattcatcatcatcgatgttgtttgtttcttcGGTTTGTtgcattgaataaaattcattgattgatgttttttgatttttctgtttctctGTTTCTAAAGCCACTGTCTTTCGCACACATTCAATGACATTTATTAATAAccgataatcaacaacaacaacaacaacaaaaaaatcgataacgatgatgttTGGTGTTGGTGTCTGGTGTTGTGTtcacatttgttgttgttgttgttgaatatagaattatataattcaagaatttcaattcttaCTACTagcaaatttttctctttctaaatgaattgatgatagTTAGTGAACATagaatttgaaatggaagaaattttcactttcacacatacacaaacacacacatatgaaaGCCAAATGCTCGATAActataccaccaccaccaacaccaacaccaacGCCGACaccactatcatcattttgatcaagaaccaaccaacaaacaaacaaacaaacatcaccATAACAATTctagcaaacaaaaaatacgCAGATTTAACAACGGTAGATAGGGAATAAAAAcacggaaaaaaatgcacatacacacacacacaaacaacagtGATAATaacatattattattattatatcatcatcaacaacaatataattttatccaacattcaaaaacacacacacacatccatgcgcatgataataatgaattttttttccttgtaagaattatcatcatcatcatcagtatcattatatagaatgatgatgatgaaaatatgaaaggtttgttgtatgtttgtatcgccatctttattttttttttcttttttttggttccctaaataaattgataaattttcatacaagattatcatcatcatcatgtgatgaTCATCTTGTTGGCTATTCTTGTTTGCACACTAGCAttcaatatttatatttatatatagatgTTTGACCTTGACCTTTTTTTATAGTTTCCGGTTACATTctttttaataaattatttttattctatatCCAAGAATCCAGTGTTGAGATTGcgcatgaattttttttcgtttcgtttcatttgtgttttttttattcaaatcattcgaatcaataaTGTACAGaacaaacattcaattcaataacgatgatgatgataatgatgatgaactttgGCCAATCAggataaatttcaatcatcagtatcattgaaatccgcgtcatattttttttttatatatatgaggtgattcattttatgaaaatcgaaccattttcatgtttcgcgcgtgtttttttttataataatatgattattatagaaacacgcacacacacgcacacggCTAACCAATAAGCAGAATACATGGGGttaaagatttttattttgtacaGAAAATTTGGTTTTGATATTTGTAGAAAAATGGGatgaattaaacaaaaaaccaaatgacATCATtagatcatcaatcaatacatTAGAAATGGCATCAATCGTTTGACGCGCTAACAATTAAGAACAACTGTGTGAAAATGGGctgacaataaaaatgatgattcgatgacGCGTGCgttgatgtgtgtgttatttttaattggaaattaattttttgtgtgttttgatgaaataatgaaataataataatttaattttggctgaataatgaaaatatatacaaacacGTCATGTTATGTAAtttagatgatgaaattttcaatttctggtaaacaaaaaaccaaaaccaaaaaaaaaaaaaaaaaaaatggatgaaaatgaaaatttaaataagcaataaaaactgatgatgatgaaaaaaaatttttaaagaattttgcGTAACGTCCTTTATGAATTgacattgaatgattcatGGAAAAAtccaagaacaacaacaacaacaacaacaacaaaaacaaaaaataattcttgaTGAATTCATGAATATATCAACCAAACAAGAAGaagtagaagaaaaaacaaaacacatacGCATTCTGGTACACATTCAATttacagaatttttgttgcGTTGTCATTGGTcaccaataatcatcatcatcattctatgaATAAGTATAAAaataccacacacacatttgaataaatcaccaaatgaaaaaaaacaatgaaaaaatttcactcaCTACTCACTCATCAGTGTTTCATttgcatttgatttttttttagattttaatctttctctcatcatcatcaacataacaCTTCTGAGTCATCACCATTGCAGCtgatctttttttatattttggatcaaatcaaacaagttcacgaccaaaaaaaaaaataaaataaaataaaaataatttccggtttgttttgttgtcgtagatgttgtttttaatccattttaattgatttatttgttttgttttgttttttgttttttttcgaaccaACCAAATTACACCGGAAAACTATATTTTATTCTATTGAATCCGATCAATCAaccaaatcaatcgattgcaCACATCTCACTCTTTGTCTATTCAGCCAtaaatcatcgtcatcatcattaattaatcacATATATGTCGTAATTACgtatttgttgtcgttgtacttgtgtgtgtgtttttttttttgttttgtttttgtgttgaATGAGCAGATGATTCaaacatcattgatgatgatgatgacgatcaaCTGACCAATCAGATGTAcctgaatgttttttgttattcttgtatatttcatatattgacaacaacaacaacgacgacaaacaacaacaatttcaatttatttgtgtgtgtatgcagtggtaaatgtgaaatttttttgtgaaaacaaaaaacatttgaaaatacaCGCAAACATTAtggatcaacaaaaaataaatcatcaaaatggtaatgatgatgatggtgatgatggattcGATATGGCATGTCAtgttgatgctgatgatgatgatgttgatgatgttaataGTACATTCATCACGATCAATACAAATGTCAGTGAATTGGATCGTCTTATTGAAGaatcatcgattgaattgcctaaatcattgattataacCAATATGGATAGCCGTATATTTCAAGTTACATCTGAACTAAGAGTTAGTAATTGAATtgtttctttgaatttttttttaaataaattctttatttttttttggtccatAACAGGCTGAATTTGAACAGGCATTTCGTAGTTTGGATTCGgatgtaaaatttttatattttaaaaGTTTTCGTCGTGCACGATTAGATTTTAGTGATCAACAGGCTGCAACAAAAGCACGTATTATTATGAATCAGATTAAATTCGGTGATGAACAGATTAATTGTTATTTTGCTGAAATTTCGGataaaaattccaatacAACTGATCATCTATTGAAACCACCTGCATTGGAGAAACAATTTCTTATATCACCACCGGCATCACCACCAGAAGGTTGGGAACCGGTTGAAGAAGCACAACcaatattgaatattgatcTACAATCAGCATTAGCAAATCTAGTACCTGGACAGGCACATGAACTACATCCACCTACATGTAATCAACCGGgcattgttgttcatgtttGTGGTCAAACCACTAAACAggattcatcaaataatgatgatcatgatgatggttttttcaatgatgattcatccataaataataatcataatcataatcattcaataatgaaaatgaaaatagcaCAAACACCATGTCCACCAcgttttcaacaacaaaatcaaaattaattatcattgtcaaaataaataaataaatacccGGTGACACACATATATTATTCTCTATAGTGAATCATACACCATTGAAttagatttgtttttttattaaaaattttggtttttgtttttgttttacattttcaaattcaacttATAATtgctgctactactactactactgttttgttgttatgaattttttttttaaacaaacaaacacattttTCTGttatcaaccaaaaaaaaaaaaaaaaaaaaaatcattcattcattcaatcaaatgatcaaacaCATCGACAAACAGATacaaaatttgtttcaatttaaataatgagttttaataataataaaaaaacaaacaaacagtaatcatcatcatcaaaatttgcTTTGACAATtgttgatatgatgatgatgataatgataatgataacggTGCTGTCTTTAAATGGCCATCCGAATACGacagagaagaaaaaaaatccaattttgtatccaaatgtttcatttttgttttgttttgtttcgggccattcaaaaataatgatgatgatgacgatgataataacgatGTGTGTCAGTCTGtatatatgtttgtttgttatgttGTCTATATATGTCAAGAAAaggatttatatatttttttttatttttcaaattcattccatttcatttgctGCCATTTCATGGTGGTCGTTGTTGGAAATTAATTActttattcacacacacacacacatgcacacttTATTAattgaagaaacaaaaaaaaaacatttgctTTTTATTTTATGCGAATCACAACAGccatttaatgaaaaatttaatttagaAACAAACACCAGCAAGATTTtctgatattttttcttgaaaaaaaggataaattgaaaatttttgaactTTTGATCAGCAAAAATACCGAAAAAGTGCAGCAAAACGGTCACTTTTTTACG from Dermatophagoides farinae isolate YC_2012a chromosome 5, ASM2471394v1, whole genome shotgun sequence includes:
- the sra gene encoding RRM_RCAN_like domain containing protein Sra, with product MDQQKINHQNGNDDDGDDGFDMACHVDADDDDVDDVNSTFITINTNVSELDRLIEESSIELPKSLIITNMDSRIFQVTSELRAEFEQAFRSLDSDVKFLYFKSFRRARLDFSDQQAATKARIIMNQIKFGDEQINCYFAEISDKNSNTTDHLLKPPALEKQFLISPPASPPEGWEPVEEAQPILNIDLQSALANLVPGQAHELHPPTCNQPGIVVHVCGQTTKQDSSNNDDHDDGFFNDDSSINNNHNHNHSIMKMKIAQTPCPPRFQQQNQN